The Papaver somniferum cultivar HN1 chromosome 3, ASM357369v1, whole genome shotgun sequence genome includes a region encoding these proteins:
- the LOC113356877 gene encoding microtubule-associated protein RP/EB family member 1C-like has translation MATNIGMMDPAYFVGRTEILSWINSTLHLNIAKVEEAASGAIQCQLMDAVHPGMVPMHRVNFDAKSEYDMIQNYKVLQDVFNKLKITKHIEVSKLVKGRPLDNLEFMQWMKKYCDSINGGQMNSYNPSERREACKGGKDPKRTSSNQAPVKSSTAGSRTHQSQNNRRTESSSSHPLNPSAKPTRPASSGGPAPSVEPAYEKQITELKLSVDTLEKERDFYFAKLRDIEILCQTPEIESSAVVGAIHKILYATDDNASLLEEAQAMITRKYQNQSVVEEEKEEVEADKVPKLESQKRKSILNIEVNVAADSTLSPKRRISDASDVHSSGSPLVSC, from the exons ATGGCGACCAACATTGGAATGATGGATCCTGCATATTTCGTCGGTAGAACAGAGATACTATCGTGGATTAACTCTACTCTCCATCTAAATATCGCCAAAGTTGAAGAG GCTGCATCAGGAGCGATTCAATGTCAATTAATGGATGCTGTTCATCCTGGTATGGTACCAATGCATAGGGTTAATTTCGATGCTAAAAGTGAATATGATATGATTCAGAACTACAAAGTTCTTCAAGATGTCTTCAATAAACTTAAGATTACCAAG CATATTGAGGTCAGTAAGCTTGTTAAAGGAAGGCCTCTTGACAATCTCGAGTTTATGCAGTGGATgaagaaatactgtgactccattAATGGTGGTCAGATGAACAG TTACAATCCTTCGGAAAGAAGAGAGGCTTGTAAGGGAGGAAAGGATCCCAAGCGAACTTCATCCAATCAAGCTCCAGTAAAGTCTTCAACTGCTGGTTCGAGAACTCACCAGTCGCAGAACAACCGCCGAACTGAGTCATCTTCTTCACACCCGCTAAATCCATCAGCTAAGCCCACAAGACCGGCTTCTAGCGGAGGACCTGCTCCCAGTGTAGAACCTGCTTATGAAAAACAG ATTACTGAGCTAAAGCTGTCAGTTGATACCCTTGAGAAAGAGAGAGATTTCTACTTCGCAAAGTTGAGGGATATTGAAATCTTGTGCCAAACTCCTGAGATAGAAAGCTCAGCT GTTGTTGGTGCGATACACAAAATACTGTATGCTACAGATGACAATGCATCACTGCTCGAAGAAGCCCAAGCTATGATAACACGGAAGTACCAGAATCAATCTGTGgtcgaagaagaaaaggaagaagttgaAGCAGACAAAGTACCCAAGTTGGAAAGCCAAAAGAGAAAGAGCATCTTGAATATTGAGGTTAATGTTGCTGCAGATTCAACATTGTCACCGAAGAGAAGAATCTCTGATGCCTCTGATGTCCATAGCAGTGGATCTCCACTGGTTAGTTGCTGA
- the LOC113356878 gene encoding probable carbohydrate esterase At4g34215, producing the protein MEKQFNSQENEENRIAKIDKQIFILSGQSNMAGRGVNSHKKIDGILPPECQPDPKILRLDAHLRWVEAHEPLHADIDNKNTCGIGPGMPFTKAVRSQDPSIDVVGLVSCAVGGTAIKEWEKGAHLYENMVKRAKASIRCGGEIKVILWYQGESDTSTQHDADTYKANMERFIHNVRSDLCLPTLPIIQVAIISGDKAWLEKVRESQLGIDMPNVVCVDAKGLELKEDDLHLTTEAQVKLGSMLADAYLKNFVSSSPC; encoded by the exons ATGGAGAAACAGTTTAATTCTCAGGAAAATGAAGAGAATAGAATCGCGAAGATCGACAAACAGATCTTCATCTTATCGGGTCAAAGCAACATGGCGGGACGAGGAGTGAATTCCCACAAAAAAATTGACGGAATTCTCCCACCAGAATGTCAACCCGATCCTAAAATCTTGAGATTAGATGCCCACCTGAGATGGGTTGAAGCTCATGAACCTCTCCATGCCGATATCGACAACAAGAATACGTGTGGGATTGGACCGGGCATGCCATTTACCAAAGCGGTCCGATCCCAGGATCCTAGTATTGATGTGGTGGGTTTGGTTTCTTGTGCTGTTGGTGGAACCGCCATTAAAGAGTGGGAGAAAGGTGCTCATCTATATGAAAACATGGTGAAGAGAGCTAAAGCATCAATCAGATGCGGTGGAGAGATCAAAGTCATTCTTTGGTACCAAGGTGAGAGTGATACATCAACTCAACACGACGCCGACACATATAAGGCCAATATGGAGAGATTCATCCACAACGTCCGTTCCGATCTTTGTTTGCCTACGCTCCCAATTATTCAG GTTGCAATAATATCAGGGGATAAGGCATGGCTAGAGAAAGTGAGAGAATCGCAATTGGGAATTGACATGCCAAATGTCGTTTGTGTGGATGctaaagggttggaattgaaagaaGATGATCTCCATCTGACGACCGAGGCCCAGGTGAAACTTGGAAGCATGTTGGCTGATGCCTATCTCAAGAACTTTGTATCATCATCTCCTTGTTGA